TGGGTGGCTTCTATCTGGATGTGATCAAGGATCGCCAGTACACCACCCAGGCGGATTCGCTGGCGCGCCGTAGCTGCCAGACTGCGCTTTACCAGGTGGTTCAGGCACTGGTGCGTTGGGTGGCTCCGATCCTGTCGTTCACCGCTGAGGAAATCTTCGAGAACATTCCCGGCGAGAAGGGCCTGGCCGACGGTCATAGCGTACTGCTGGAAACCTACTACGAAGGGCTGTCGACGCTGGCCGCCGATGCTGCCATGGGGCGCGAGTTCTGGGAGCAGGTGCTGACGGTCAAGCAGGCCGTCAACAAGTGCCTCGAGGACGCGCGTAACCAGAAGACCATCAAGGGCAGTCTGGCCGCCGAAGTCACGCTGTACGTCGACGATCAGTTGCAGGAACTGCTGTCGCGCCTTGGCGATGAGCTGCGCTTCGTGATGCTGACCAGTGAGGTTCGTCTGGCACCGCTGGCCGAGGCTGGTGATGCGGTGGCAACTGATATCGAGGGCCTCAAGGTTGCGGTAATGGCCAGCGAATACACCAAGTGTGAGCGCTGTTGGCACCATCGTCCCGAGGTCGGTTCTCTGGCCGAGCATTCCGATCTCTGCTCGCGTTGCGTGAGCAATCTGCCGGAAGGCGCTGGAGAGACCCGTTACTATGCCTGAGGCTCAAGCTCATATGTCTGCTCAAGTGGAACCGATGCGCAGGCCACTGCTGTGGTGGCTACTGGTGATTGTCTGGATCGCGCTCGATCTGGCCACCAAGGCACTGGCCAGCAGTAGTCTGACCTATGCCACGCCGGTGGAGGTCCTGCCGTTCTTCAACCTGACGCTGCTGCACAACACCGGTGCCGCCTTCAGCTTCCTTGCCGACCACCCCGGCTGGCAGCGTTGGTTGTTTGCCGCCATTGCGGTGGGCGCCACCATTGCTCTGACTGTATGGATGACGCGCCTCAAGCGTGACGAGAAGGTGCTGGGCGCTTGCCTGGCACTGATCATCGGCGGTGCGCTGGGCAATCTGTATGATCGCTTGGTCCACGGTTATGTGGTCGATTTCCTGTCGTTCCATGCGGCAGGCTGGTACTACCCGGCCTTCAACGTCGCCGACATCGGCATCACGGTCGGTGCCATCGGCCTGATCTGGGAGTCGATCTTTGGTGAGCGTCGCCGCGCGCGGCGTGGTTGATCATACTGACGAGCTACGAGCCGGTTGTGTTCGCTCCCGGTGAACAGACGCACTTCCCACATTTATGTGGGTCGGATGAAGACCCCGAATATCTGGAGAGCGCCATGAGCGACTACCGCATCGATGAGGGCATGGAAGTTACCCTGCATTTTACCCTCAAGCTGGAAGACGGCACCGTGGTCGACTCGACCCATGACAAGGCACCGGCTACCTTCCAATTGGGAGATGGCAACCTGCCACCCGGTTTCGAGCATCCGCTCAAGGGACTGACGGATGGCGACAGCGGAGTCTTCGAGGTCTCGCCGGAGCATGCCTTCGGCCAGCATAATCCGCAGAACGTTCAGCGCATGAAGGCTGAGGTGTTCAAGGATGAGCAGCCGGAGATCGGTACTGTGATGTCATTCGCCGATGCCAATGGCGATGAACTTCCCGGTGTGATC
This Halomonas huangheensis DNA region includes the following protein-coding sequences:
- the lspA gene encoding signal peptidase II yields the protein MRRPLLWWLLVIVWIALDLATKALASSSLTYATPVEVLPFFNLTLLHNTGAAFSFLADHPGWQRWLFAAIAVGATIALTVWMTRLKRDEKVLGACLALIIGGALGNLYDRLVHGYVVDFLSFHAAGWYYPAFNVADIGITVGAIGLIWESIFGERRRARRG
- the fkpB gene encoding FKBP-type peptidyl-prolyl cis-trans isomerase; translation: MSDYRIDEGMEVTLHFTLKLEDGTVVDSTHDKAPATFQLGDGNLPPGFEHPLKGLTDGDSGVFEVSPEHAFGQHNPQNVQRMKAEVFKDEQPEIGTVMSFADANGDELPGVIIEIEDDMVEVDFNHPLAGRTLTFEVEVLDVKPATTH